The segment tccatTCATCCTTCCCCCATCCTGACCCTTGCTGACAAAAGTTCCCTAATCTTGTCATCACTCcttagacattttggcatgacttTGGATGCTGGTATTCTTCTGGTGAATCCTTTGAACACTGAGCTGTgctagtgcatctggaaagtattgacagtacttcactttttccacattttgttgtaacggccttattccgaaatggagtacattcattttccccctcaaaattctactcacaaccccCATAATAATAGCCTGAAAAAAGGTTTTGTTGAATTTTTACACaaatattcacatcctttgctcagtaccttgttgatgcactttgggtagaaattacagcctcaagtcttcttgaatatgacgccgcaagcttggtgcacctatctttgggcagttttgctcattcctctttgcagcacctctcaagctctatcaggttggatggggagtgtcggggtacagctattttcagatctctcgaaagttcaatcggattcaggtctgggatgtctctgtacattgctgcattcatctttccctcaatcctgactagtctcccagttcctgctgctgaaaaacatctccacagcatgatgctgccaccaccatattccactatagggatggtgcctggtttcctccaaacatgacacctagcAATCccacaaagagttcaatctttgtcccaTTAGACCCAcaaattttgtttcttgtggtatGAGAGTCCTCCAGgttccttttgacaaactccaggcaggctgccgtttgtcttttattaaggagtggcttccgtctggccactctacaatacaggcctgaatggtggattgctgcagagatggttgtccttctggaaggttctcctctctccacagaggaatgttggagctctgacagagtgacgatGAGGTTCTTAGTCTCCTccatgactaaggtccttctcccctgatctctcagtttagacaggtgtccagctctaggaagagtcctggtggatccaaacatcttccatttatggatgatggaggccactgtgctcatcgagaccgtcaaagcaacagaaatgtcttCCCCTGATCTGTGCctaaagacaatcctgtcttagaggcctacagacaattcctctgacttcatgcttggtttgtgctctgacatgcactgtcaattgtggtaccttatatgtagacagtgtgtctttccaaatcatgtccaatcaactgaatttgccccaggtggactccaattaagctgtagaaacatctcaaggatgatcagttgaaacaggatgcacctacagtgaggaaaataagtatttgaacaccctgcagttttgcaagttctcccacttagaaatcatggaggggtctgaaattttcatcttaggtgcatgtccactgtgagagacataatcttaaaaaaacaaaaaatccggaagtcacaatgtatgatttttttatttattcgtatgttactgctgcaaatacgtatttgaacacctgtgaaaatcaatgttaatatttggtacagtagcctttgtttgcaattacagaggccaaacgtttcctgtagttcttgaccaagttttcacacactgcaacagggattttggtccactcctccatacagatctccaaatctttcaggtttggagtttcagctccctccaaagattttctattgcgttcaggtctggagactggccaggccactccaggaccttgaaatgcttcttacggagcccattcttagttgccctggctgtgtttagggtcactgtcatgctggacgacccagccatgacccatcttcaatgctcttactgagggaaggaggttgtttgccaaaatctcacaatacatgaccccatccatcctcccttcaatacggtgcagtcgtcctgtcccctttgcagaagagcacccccagagtatgatgtttccacccccatgcttaacggatgggatggttttcttggggtttttctcatcctctaaacatggtaagtggagttgattccaaaaaactctattctggtctaaagtgaccacatgaccttctcccatgcctcctctggatcatccagatggtcactggtgaacttcaaacgggcctggacatgtgctggcttgagcaggaggacattgctgccctgcaggattttaaaccatgacagcatcatgtgttactaatgtaatcttcgtgactgtggtcccagctctcttcaggtcattgaccaggtcctcctgtgtagttctgagctttttcagaatcatccttactccgcaaagtgagatcttgcatggaatcccagaccgagggagactgacagtcatgtgcttcttccactttctaataaatagtcataacagttgttgtcttctaccaagctgcttgcctgttgtccatcccagccttttgcaggtctacagttttgtccctggtgtccttaactctttggtcttggctatggtggacaggttggagtgtgagtgtgtgaacaggtgtcttttatacaggcaacaagttcaaacaggtgcaattaatacaggtaaagagtgcagaataagagggcttcttaaagaaaaattaacaggtctgtgagagacagaattcttgctggttggtaggtgttcaaatactgagttgcagcagtaacatacaaataaattatatataaaaaaaaaaaatcatacattgtgatttccggattatttatttatttatttttagattatgtctctcacagtggacatgcacctaagatgaaaacttCACACCCCGCcatcatttctaagtgggagaacttgcaaaaccgcagggtgttcaaatacttattttcctcactgtgtgtgtaaaaaaacaacacaaaaaaaaaaaaaaaatatatatatatatatatatacatatatatatacacacacacacaggtccctcgtttattgtgggagttaccttctaaaaataacccgcaataagcgaaatccgcaaagtagtcagcgttattttttacaattattatagatgttttaaggctgtataatccctcactatacactttatacacttttctcaagcaTTGTCTCAAGCATTAACatgtcacttttctctcctgtgtaaacactctctttttcttctgggcaaaaagattataacagacacacgcagaacacaatgcgcgtgctctcccttcgctcactgcctccgggggtacggatgcgggacccgcaatgaatccaagtcatggccacagagctctgcggctgtggttaccgagaccatgcagcaggcgctgcagattttccgcaagaagtctatccttgcggactGCCAgagtgctccgcatcaaaacaacgagcgtagtctctggacctgttgccagagttgtccgcagctccgcacagcagacaggggggcggtgtgagtggcccgctgcggtgcttaccgagcccgcagactcagtaatcgCATTGgaagcagtgagagcaatcgcggtgatgctgaccagtgccgcgaccggcccgcctgataaggacgcagaacaatgcactgttaaaaaaagaaaaaaaagaaaaagaaaaaagcagcatgcaaaactgcacaaaaaaaaaaaaaaaaaaaaaaatctgcgaaactgcgaggccatgaaaggtgaaccgcgttatagcgagggaccaccgtacacacacattcacaccgggataccaattaaacaactgcaaactacaaagaagacaatgctcatacggccgagggtattttagcattgcattacatTTAATAGTTATGAAAATTTTGCTAACCCACACTCACTGACTACATTAATCCTGTGCGTGCCTCGCTAATTGTCAGAAATACTGGCCTTGTTCAAATAatttttacagtactgtgcatcaTTCTCCATCAGAAATCTACAAACCAACAAACGGTGAAATCTTCaaggacatttatttatttatattcaaaTGAGGAGCCTTTGAAACAAAAATTATGACATCTGGAGGGTGAGAGGTTTTCGTGTTATTATTTACAGTGGTACGCAGATGCAACAAGCATGGTGACAAAAGCAAATAGTGTTTCACGAAATGACATTAACTGAATACAAATACTGCAGGGTAGAACCTATCTCAGTGTCAGAATACAAACATGAGGCATCATCTGTTTTACAGAGAGTGTGACACTCCAACTGTGACCGACTTTTGATATGTTTAATTCAGGATGTCAAACTCCACTTTAAAGCTGCACTTCCACCTGGCAGAGTTTGGCACCATTTAGTGCCGTAAAATGCAGAGCTACAACTTGGCACACCTCGCTTGATTTTCCCAATCAGCTCTTGGCTGACTGGGTTTGACGCAGATTCATCCCGAGCAGGCATACCGCTCAGAACAAGTCGGCAAAAGTCTAGTCGAGATCAGGAGAATTCCAAACAAATTCAAAACCGGCAAGAATTTAACTTTCCTAACTTCACTGGGTCGGCATGCTGATCAGCAAGATCAGTAAAACTCAAAACGATGACTCTAAGACACTAAAATCACTCCTCGTGCCAGAAATCCCACTGAGAGCTCGCACACAAAGTGTGCATTCATTTTGATGATGCTGAAATGATTTTAAGGCACTAAAAGCTGATATTTGGCCTTCTGATTAAAATCAGACATCGGAACCTTACATGTGACATGTTCTTTTTCAAATCAGACGGCAAGCACTTCTGAGAACAAATCAAACAGAATTTAATGAAATGCTGCGACGGACTGACTGCACACTCAATGACCTTTTATTTCAAAAACGCATTTTGAAAAATTAAAGCTAAAACAACACAATTATACCCCAACAAGAGTGACACAGGCAGTACTTTAAACTCAAAGTATGCAGGTGAAACATACTGCAAGACGGAGGTCAGGCAACAGTTTGAACCAggggggaaaacaaacaaaaacaaagtataTTTGGACCATAACATAACCTGTAATTTAAAGTAAGACTGGAGATCACCATAAAGCtgcaaaaacaaatgaacaatacAGTGAGATTTGGATTTAGTTTAACTTAAAATTATTCCTGAATAACTTACAAGCTACTAATTATGATCTGTATATTCTGTAGATTCTGTGTATAAAAATACTGCTCCACCTGCTTTGCAGCATCAGAATCTCTTCATTTGTCTGCGCTCCTGTCGTCTCTGTTTCTTCTCATTCACATCATCTGGTGCTGAGGGGCTTTCAGCTGCAAACCACGGGCCCAAGAAGTTGACCCACAGCAAGTGCAGGGCACGTGCAGgcgcctgacacacacacacacacacacgtgaggaGACTGAAAATGATTCAGAGAGATATCTAAAAGTAACAACGTGCAAAAGTTCTTACCAGAAACCAAAGATACCAGAAATAAGAGGAGATGGTGCTGAGCACCTGTACTATGGCTGTGAGAAGGATGACATCTTTCAGGTGCCTGAAGCCAGAAAACATTGAATTAACTCTCAACAAAATGCGCTTTAACAGAAATTGTGTTCTGCGTTTGGCTCTTTTTGCACCAAGTACATAAAACACCATGGGACTGATTTGCTAACGGTTTGCATGTATAAaccgtcacttgacccagctatcttagctaattataggccaatctccaaccttccttttctctcaaaaattcttgaaagggtagttgtaaaacagctaactgatcatctgcagaggaatggtctatttgaagagtttcagtcagggtttagaattcatcatagtacagaaacagcattagtgaaggttacaaatgatcttcttatggcctcagtggACTCatcctgtgcttgttctgttagacctcagtgctgcttttgatactgttgaccataaaattttttacagagattagagcatgccataggtattaaaggcactgcactgcggtggtttgaatcatatttatctaatagattacaatttgttcatgtaaatggggaatcttcttcacagactaaggttaattatggagttccacaaggttctgtgctaggaccaatgttattcactttatacatgcttcccttaggcagtattattagacagcattgcttaaattttcattgttacgcagatgatacccagctttatctatccatgaagccagaggacacacaccaattagctaaactgcaggattgtcttacagacataaagacatggatgacctctaatttcctgcttttaaactcagataaaactgaagttattgtacttggccccacaaatcttagaaacatggtgtctaaccagatacttactctggatggcattaccctgacctctagtaatactgtgagaaatcttggagtcatttttgatcaggatatgtcattcaatgcgcatattaaacaaatatgtaggactgcttttttgcatttgcgcaatatctctaaaactagaaaggtcttgtctcagagtggtgctgaaaaagtaattcatgcatttatttcctctaggctggactattgtaattcattattatcaggttgtcctaaaagttccctgaaaagccttcagttaattcaaaatgctgcagctagagtactgacagggactagaaggagagagcatatctcacccatattggcctctcttcattggcttcctgttaattctagaatagaatttaaaattttcttacttataaggttttgaataatcaggtcccatcttatcttagggacctcatagtaccatatcactccaatagagcgcttcgctttcagactgcaggcttacttgtagttcctagagtttgtaagagtagaatgggaggcagagccttcagctttcaggctcctctcctctggaaccagctcccaattcggatcagggagacagacaccctctctacttttaagattaggcttaaaactttcctttttgctaaagcttatagttagggctggatcaggtgaccctgaaccatcccttagttatgctgctatagacttagactgctggggggttcccatgatgcactgactgtggtctgatgtgtccacatttcaaattatttttggaaatcatggacgttgtgtcctctggacaaaacaggaaaaagaccatccagattgttaccagcacaaagttcaaaagccagcatctgtgatggtatgggtgtgtgttagtgcccatgaaatggacaacttacacatctgtgatggcatcatcaatgctgaaaggtacatccaggttttggagcaacacatgctgccatccaagcaacgtctttttcagggacgtccctgcttatttcagcaagacaatgccaaaccacattctgcatgtgttacaacagcgtggctttgtagtgaaagagtgcgggtactagactggcctgcctgcagtccagacctgtcgcccattgaaaatgtctggcacattatgaagcgcaaaatatgaaaacaaacaccccggactgttgaacatatgaagtcgtacatcaagcaagaatgggaaagaattccacctacaaagcttcaacaattagtgtcctcagttcccaaacacttattgagtgttgtgagaaggaaaggtgatgtaacacagtggtaaacatgccactgtcccagcttttttgaaacgtgttgcaggtatccatttcaaaatgagcaaatatttgcacaaaaacaaagtttatcagtttgaacattaaatatcttgtctttgtggtgtattcagtgtaggttgaagaggattttcaaatcattgtattctgtttttatttacattttacacaacgtcccaacttcattggaattggggttgtaattaggatgggttaaatgcagacgacaaattgtgatgtatgtatgtatgtacaataaaatggtaaatgaattgtatttatatagcgcttttccatctgcgctTTACAATTATCTCTCACATTCACATAGACACACTTGCACAACAATGTaatgggtgctgccatgcaaggtgctcactatacactagaagcaactaggagattaacaTTAATTTagagattttccagtctggctggggtcTGATCCTTTGGTCTGaagctcaacgcttaaccactagaccatcccaTCCCCTAAATTCTGATTTAAAGGGTCGATAAaggctttttttcttcttcttcagggGTGGTGTTTCTTGCAGACACGGGTTCAAGTGCAGAAactggggcctgtactatgaagcggggttactggcttatcagcgtaacttcgggagtaagttgatgacttgTGGAGTAACTAAttagtgctaattagagctactgtttagtcaccagcctatagcagtctgcctcttggtaggaggggtctggttagatttaaaactccagcttttgtgacttcttgattattcttctctacaagagtcaagacagaagtcaaccaccagagcaagaattttagctgaggaagcttctgcgatttgaagcgaaacgtcctcacgtcaagcaacccagtccagtcgaagattcaagcttctctacaataccCGGACaatattctccatgaaagatatagattctcagccgagggaattcgttatctttgtcagctgatcgggccagacgtctaTAACGTCACCCATtgtagcaatgccctgacgatcgagcagataatgtgccctgcacttagatattttgccagtggacaatttatgtattccatcggtgatgctgaacatctgagcaagaatactgtatgtcgtatgattcgcaaggtagtacttgctctatctaaactgttggatgcatttgtcattttccctggccatttatccgcaatgcaaatcaaagaagggttttatgcaatcgcgggtaattactaatatcaaaataggtctaatgcatgtccattaattagacgaagtggggcttatcaataacaatttctcctaagtttc is part of the Thalassophryne amazonica chromosome 11, fThaAma1.1, whole genome shotgun sequence genome and harbors:
- the LOC117519900 gene encoding transmembrane protein 208-like gives rise to the protein MSAMAKPAFTEDGSLLDGGIDLNMEQGMAEHLKDVILLTAIVQVLSTISSYFWYLWFLAPARALHLLWVNFLGPWFAAESPSAPDDVNEKKQRRQERRQMKRF